TTAAGGGGATTCTTTGCTCCTGAGAAATCAGGTTTTGTTCTCGTTTTGTCCTTCACAGTGCATTTGTGTGAAGACAGGTCAGATTGGGCCCATAGTCCTGGGCTCTTCTAGACACACGTCCCTTGTGTTTTAATCCCCCAGGTGAGAACAAACTGACCGTCTCCGATTCGTGCATCAGTGACCGGCTGATGGTTCTGGAGACCTGGGCAAACCACACCGACTTCCTCAAGCGTCAGGTCGGATTCTGCGCGCAGTGGAGTTTGGACAATCTTTGTAAGGTTCACCGACGGCCCGGGCAGTTTCGTGTTGGGTTTACACAAATTTATTCCACGGGGATTCAGGAAAGACAGAATTGGAGCTAGTGGTAAATGATTTATTTAGAACTAAAACCATTTGGAAGGAAATGCAGGTGTAGAAGTTGAAGCTGGCACCTAATAGGAAATGACTCACCCCTTGAAATCCATGGGTGGTGTTTTTAGATCTGCTGGGTCATTTTTAGGTGCTGCTTAAAGCTAGAAGTTACACATTgttctgacagtgctgctgctgttttcCACAGTTCTGAAAGAGGGCCGGCAGTTCACCTATGAGAAGGTCAACCTGAACAATATTAACGCCATGTTGAACAGCAACGATGTCAGCGAGTATCTCAAAATCTCTCCCAGCGGGCTGGAGGTAGGGGCTTTTGATGTTTCTGGCCCTTGATCCTTCCCTGGTACAATCCCTGCCAATCAAACAAGAACACCACTCCTCGCTTTGGTTTTATAGGCATTGTCTTGTAAACTACTGAGGAAGCGGTGCGATTTACTGTGCTTTCAGACATCTAGAATGTTTGAATTCTAAGGGGGGACAACTGTGTCCAATTCTCCCTCTCGTTCTTCTGGTCTCAGGCGCGCTGTGACGCCTCCTCCTTCGAGAGTGTCCGCTGCACGTTCTGCGTGGACTCGGGCGTCTGGTACTATGAAGTGACCGTCATTACTTCAGGAGTAATGCAGATTGGCTGGGCCACAAAAGACAGTAAATTCCTGAACCATGTAAGTGTCAGAAGGCATTGTAGTGCTGctatatatacttttttttacttccccTCTGAGTTCTTCTTAAACTTGCAAGTTCATGAAAAACGGACACTGAACAGTCAAGGGAGTAAAGCTTACACCCCAGTGACTCTGCAGCTTCCAATAACATAAAATGTTATGTTACTAAGGATAAagataattataaaaatatttgaactaATGTTTACGCAAACACTTGGTGCGTTAATTTCCTGTGCTTCTGTTTGCTAAGAGCTGGAGTGCTTGCATGCTTCCGGTGTCTGTGAGTGtagcgtgtgtgtgtggaagGCGGTGTGTGAAGCTCCAGGCAGGTTTCGCCCCTGTGGGCCTGACCCTCatggctctgtgtgtgttccAGGAGGGCTATGGGATAGGCGACGATGAGTACTCTTGCGCGTACGATGGCTGCCGGCAGCTCATCTGGTACAATGCCCGGAGTAAACCCCACTCGCACCCCTGCTGGAAGGAAGGTGAGGAGCCCCGCCGCATGTCCGTCAGCACTGGCGGGGGAGAGGCGGCTGCTAGCCGCTAGTGCTAGGAGTGTCTTCTAGGCTTTTCCTGGAGGATCTCGGGGAATCTGCTTGCTCCAGACACCAAGGGTCCTGTTGGTAAAGACCTAAACAGCCCTCTTGCTGCTTGTTGATATGGTGCCCTGGTTTACACAACCAAGCCTGGCTCGTGCTTTTCAATGGCAAAGCTTCTCTTGGGCTTTTCAATTCAATATCTGTCCTCAGTTACCTAAGAGATGCATTGATGTGCTCTATAAGCCCACTTCATAGTTACAGCTTCAGCTGAAAAGAATCAAGATGTCAGGTGATGCACAGAGGCGTCAGCTGATCATGCCCTCCTAAGCCAGATCTTATTCTTCTCTTTcctgtgtccttcaggtgacACGATAGGATTTCTGCTGGACCTAATTAAGAAACAGATGGTTTTCTACTTAAACGGCAACCAGCTTCCCCCAGAGAAACAAGTCTTCTCATCGGCCACGTGAGTACTGGCAGTAAAAAAAGGAAGTTGTAAACAAATGTGTGAGTTAATTACAATAATGGGGCGCTCTGGAGGATGGAGAGGTTCGTTTTCCAGTTAGGAATGTCACAACGGTACCGGTGAAATTCTACAGGTCCGACTTTAAACAAGAAACCTGATGACTGATTCTTCCTCGTCGTCTCTCAGATCTGGCTTTTTCGCAGCGGCTAGCTTTATGTCGTACCAGCAGTGTGAGTTCAACTTCGGAGCGAAGCCCTTCAGACACCAGCCTCCTGTGAAGTTCAGCACTTTCAATGACTACGCCTCTCTGGCGTCCGATGAGAAGATCATCTTGCCAAGGTGAAGCTTTCTGTGCTGAAGGGTTTTCAGACAGGTTAACGCGCGTCAGTCAACTGGTGTGTTTCTTTCGTGTTTAGGCTTGAGTCAAACCATTGATCCTAGCATGAAGCTGGAGATGGAACTTATTCTTGTTAACAGCTCTAAGATTGCATTAAAGAGAAGCAATGTGTAACTTGACTGTTTCGATGTacctttattaatataactgccTTTACACAGCCATTATAACTGAAAAATGTGTGAGCAATCTGTTGAAGATTCCAAATAGCAATATAATTTGATACCAAGTTAATGCCTAGAATATGATTTCAGTCTTGTTTCATTGTATAAACCAGTATGCTGCAATTCAAAAAGTGTTGATTTACCTGCATCAATTGACAATTGTGATCCTGTTTTTAAAGACACCGACGCCTGGCTCTGCTAAAGCAAGTGAGCATCAGAGACAACTGCTGCACCCTGTGCTGCGATCAGATGGCCGACACGGAGCTCAGGCCATGTGGTCACAGGTAAGCTTTAGATACAGGAAGCGCTGGGTAGCTCTTTCGTGCACCTAGCGAAGCAGTTCATTCACACTCACTTCATCACAGTTGTATGACTGAGAACACGAGCCCAGACAGCCAAAACAGCCTTTATTAATGGAACGTCTGTGCAAAGATTGTTTGCTGTGTTGGTGGGAGAATGATATCCATGCATGATCACTTCTGCAGGATTAAAGGGCATCTAAAGGGTCCTTGGCACTTCCTTCTGAAACTGCAAAACATTCAGAAACAGTGAAGAGGTTATCTACTTATGTGTAAAAATGCTTTGTTAAATTTATTCAAGTCTGTGTGCTGGATCCCTGGCTCTCTCTCACTGTCGCTCTGTCTTTCAGCGGCATGTGTATGGAGTGTGCCTTACTGCTGGAGACCTGCCCGCTGTGTCGCCAGGACATTAAGAGCAGAGTGAGACTCATATCGCACGTGTCCTGACACTGGAGCTCTCCCACGCCCTCTCTGTGTTGCTGGCCTGAGACCAGGGCGTGCCCAGAACCAGCCCGTGTTGCGTACAGAGCGCAGGGCACATCATATCGTCTGACGGCACCTTTTCCCTTGAAACTGTGGTCTTAACTTGAGCGGTGGACGACGGCGTCGAGGCCTGGCCCGGGCAGCTCTCGCTGCAGGCCCGATCTGTCCCCTCTGCAGGGCACGGGGAGGTGGGGATGGATCCCTCTCAAGAGGCCTGGAGAGCTCCAAGGAAATGGCCAGCAaggactgggggggggggggtagccTTTAAGGGACACTCCAAGGAATACTGGGCAAGGTCGGAGACCCCATGACCCTGCCGTTACCTCAAGACTGGGGTTTACAAGACCAGAGTGGGAGGACTGCAGCTTGTACAGCAAACACATGCAGGACACCTGCAAACAGCTGAATCACCtctgaaaatacttttattaccTCAGAGAAACAATGGAAATGCTGGGCGAGTGTGATCAGAGGAACTGAAGCTTTCAGAAGCATTGATTAGCAGATCCATGTGAATCgacactaaatatttttttcctctagCTCCTTTATTCTGATTAAACAACAGAAGTAGGTTGGCCCCATCATGTGATCAGCTGTGGTTTAATGTGAAGATGTAGTCTGATCCAAAGAGTCTCTTGGAGGTGTGTTAGCTGTACAAGTCCATTCTCACTCTTCTCTTCAGAAACCTTGGTCTTACTGTGCTGCAGATGTAGCAGTGTTAAAACATTGGGGcgtttttgtcttttaataagtaaaaagcaattaaaaggaaaatgtcTTCTTAATTTATCCCACattgaaaatgtatatacaggTGGTGGTAACCGAGAGAGACGGCTGTTTTCCGTCTGGTTGATCGGGATTTTAACAAAAACCCGGAAGAGCGACTTCTGTCTCTGGGTCTTTCTTTCTCGTTCGTCTGCTTGACCCGTTTCTGGAGTGATTCTTAACATGCCGACGAtggctttgcaaaaaaaaaaaatgtatcctaCAAATATATCTTCCGAAATATATTTGTATCCGGTTAAACATACTTTTGGTAATAAAACTTGAAGGTATAAACAAAAGTTCCTTCAACTGCGGCTTagaaatgtttcctttttttaacggGTATTGGCTCAAGGACTGAGTGTGCACTAAGCATCAGACAACATTCCTAGGAACTTCTGCAGGATATGCTCAACACAACCACTTAAAGCGATTTTACGTTAAGACTCCCCCGTTCCTAATGCGGATAATTTTATCAAGTAGGTTCTGTTTGCGTATGGAAAGCATTAAAAATTCAGTTCTGTATTAGGCAGGAAACAATTCTGTGCGGAACGTCGAAGATAATCGCATTGAGCCCTAAACTTGACATTTAAATAAGAATTCCGCAGTTGGATTAGCGAAATCAAAATTACTTGCTGAagttcctgttttgtttttatactgaAAGGTTTGTCGATTAAAACAGTGTTTTATAGTAACGATTTGTTACATTAACGGTTTATcgaatggggaaaaaaacggCTCCTACGCTGCTTTGAACCCTGGAAACTGGATTACAGTTAATggcaaatgctttatttttttttaatcatgataaatttgtattttgttaaCTGATCCTGTCGGTAGAACGTCTGCACAGTGGGCATAAGATCATGATGTTCTGTTAGGAAGACCATGGAATAAGGAAATCCCATGTTGTACAGAAGCGGttttcaagaaaataaatgctttttgagCGTCTGACttgtctttttaatttgtgtagtGGGAATGCAACAAAAACTCAAGAGGGCGCTTGTGTCACAAATGTGGATATATGGTGTGCAAGGGTTTGGTATGTTCCATTTCAAACGCGTTCTTCGTCATTTTTGGTCATCACATCATGATGGGCTAACCTCTTATCGGAAATGACAGAGACCAACCCTGGCAAATGCAGTgttttcaagtatttttttttttttactttttaaaaattttcaattcactttttttcagtcttttttcaattcctccGTAGTATTCCATCCTCTGGAGCTTTTACGCTTCTTCTGGGTCTTTAAATTTCCCCGTTGTTCTGATGTCCCTGGGCGTTAAGACACATTAATCAGACAAGCTACTTCATAACGTACCGAAGGCAAATAACCACGCCATACTGTACGAAACTTGGTATTTAGTGTAGGTGTTGGGTGTAGTTTTTCAGCTCTGCAGATAGAAAAGGGGTTGCTGTTGCGTACGGAACTAAAATGCTTCGGTCTGTGTTTCCCCATCGGACTGGGGAGCGATGGGGGAAGCTTTTTTCCGTTGCTGTGGAGCCGTTTGTGTGATAGGAAGGAGAGTTCCAATCGGGACCGAATGGCTGCCAGTGAGAGAAGTAAttgaataaataatacacaattcAATAAAATCAGACCAATAGGATCGGAGCGTGGTAAACGAAATGAGTGCAGCAGTTTGTGGACGTGAACGTCTGTTCTGATTTGTTTTCGAAACAGCATATCATTACTATTGTATATTTTGTTCTTACATGACTACTGTTTCATGCTCGTCGCCTCTTTATAAAAGCCATATTTGTCGTAACACTATGGTAAGAGTTGTAAGTTTTCTGTCTGCGTGACAAGGAATAAGTTCATCCCGGGGAAAATGTGCAGATTGCGGTTCAGTGTGTGGGTAACTTGTTTTACTGGTGTGACTGGTGTGGGTTTTCTGAACGGTTTTGATGTAGcagtttaaaaatcaaaactcAGGCAGATATCTGTCTGGATGTGGCAGCGTTTTCTCAAGATAAAACCCAGACATTTCAACGTCGGTTCTGAGCACGGTACCACCGAATCTCATCAGGGTCAGTATTGGGCGACATGGCTTCTTAAATGCTCCTGCCTGTAAGCCAAACTGTCCGAGATGAACATAGCAGCTcaccagtcctgctcctgggtCTCTTCACACTGAAGGCTAATGCAATTCACGGCGATTAATTACTCGCCTTCGTCTGGGTCGTAGGTCATCAGCGAGGATAGGACATTTGTGCTAATGGAGGGATTTTAATGtactgtgttttatttatattgtatcgttttgtttttgtttgtagttTTGCTCGGTGGTGGAGAGAATGCAGTTGAAATGGAAGACCTGGTAGAAGAAGAATTTGCCGTTTCAAAGTAAGCCGCATACATCTTCTATACACGATGTTTTGAAGAGTAGATTGGCTTACATCAGAGACTAAAGCCATTTCTTAATGTGGatttgatagaaaaaaaacatgtctgaACAATTTTAATGTCATGTCACcaagtagattttttttcttccttaaaaCCCTTTATGGCCTGTCGGGACTTGAAGTTCCTGCCAGGACTAAACGTCTCTTCTGAACTGTGAATCTGGGCTTCAGAGAGCAGGAAGGGAAGGTTTTCAGTGAGCAATGACATAAGACTTCAGAGTCAAGTTGAACACTGGCCAGTGTTCTTCACCCAAAGAGCTAAATGTGAATGTTGGACTGCAATAAAAGGACATTTCTTACTTCGTTTAAACAAAAATTCTGGCCATAAACGTTTAAACAGAGATCTAACTGTCATGCACCGCATACTGATTGCCTTTTGTCTCAGTTCTTCAGATGCTGATGCAGCATTTGATGCAGTCATTGGGAACATAGAAGATATAATCATGGGTGAGTGATTCCTGTGTGATAGCATCTCCTTTAACCCCTTATTTCCCTCCCTTGAAAACAGGGTTGAGGCAGGCTGAACTCCGTGGACTTGTGCTCCAGTCTGCTGGCCGTGCGAGTGTCTGCCATGACTTCTTGCTCAGGGTTATAGCTAAAACGGAGGGAACAGAATAACACCTGGTCTACGAGGAGTGTCATTTGCAGACTGAAGGTCATGAAATCTCTTTAGACATTAACAAAGGATGTTCTGAGAAAACCTGGcccaagtatttaaaatccttcCGGTGCAGACGAGATGAACCCAATGGACAAGTTTCCGAAAGAAttgaaacttctttttcctgCAGGTTTGTGGGGCTTTAGAAAGTACCTGCTCAGCCaggtggttgaagctgatacttcAAGAAGTGTGTCGATGTGATGCTTTAGCTTATTGAGTATAAAGATGGCATGAACGGCCTCTCTTACTGGCTTTGGTGTTGCTCCCTGCCTGGTTGAGTAGACCACAAAAGGTGAATTGAAAATAcaggcattttaaaacaaaagtatttgGAGATTTTTGTTCACTGTTGCTTGATAAGCTCAAGATTTCTGGGTGCATTCCttttcttaagatttttttttgctacgaGCACCTGTCCAGATTGCTTTTATGTTCCCTAGAAGAAGGAAGACAAGGAAGGTGAGTGTTGGGGTGTCTTTACATGTTGACATGGCTGTGATTTTCATTTCTCCAGAAGATGAGTTTCAGCATCTGCAGAGGAGCTTCATGGAGAAGTACTACCTTGAGTTTGACGACTCGGAGGAGAATAAACTGAGTTACACGCCCATCTTCAACGAATATGTGGGTCTCGCATGTTTATCTTGGCATAATGAGGCTAAGGTGTAGTACAGCACATTCATATCATTCATatcaatttcccattggcccttaccaatcatggtctcctaataatccccatctatgaattggcttcattactctgctctcctccccactgatagctgatgtgtggtgagcgttctggcacactatggctgccgtcgcatcatccaggtggatgctgcacatatagtggtgtgaaaaagtgtttgcccccttcctgatttcttatttttttgcatgtttgtcacactgaaatgtttcagatcatcaaacagattgaaatattagacaaagataatacaagttaacacaaaatgcagtttttaaatgaaggtttttattattaaggggaaaaaaaatccaaacctacatggccctgtgtgaaaaagtgattgccccctaaacctaataactggttgggccacctttagcagcaacaactgcaatcaagtgtttgcaataactggcaatgagtcttttacagcgctgtggaggaattttggcccactcatccttgcagaattgttgtaattcagccacattggagggttttcgagccttaaccgtttttttaaggtcatgccacaacatctcaatcggatgcaataaaataagaaatcaggaagggggcaaacactttttcacaccactgtaggtggtggtggaggggagaccccattacctgtaaagcgctttgagtggagtgtccagaaaagcgctgtataagtgtaagcaattattattagttgGTTAAGCATGTTAAATCCTTGATGCCACTTGTTTAAAATCATGGCAAagtcaaatgaacatccatgtTATagaacaacagtaaaattactGCGTAAGTTTGACATAGCATGCCTTCGTAAGCAAGCTGATCCGTAGAGTCTTTTAACTCTGTTTTCTCTTGCTGCTGATAACCATTTAAAGCCATGTAGCAGACCTGGACGGACACAGGCCAGAGGGGTTTGGAGAATACACTAAAGTccttcttgtaaaaatatagagCACAAGAGTTTGGATGCCTTTAGTACAGAAATATTCACCCCTTCTTGGAGAGCCGCAGTCCACCACGTCTTATAGGCTGCTTGTGAAGCTCAATGAGAAAAGACCTAGCAACAGTGATAGTAAAGACCATTCAAATGAACAACTGATTCAGAACAAGTTGCTAAGAGTGGAATCAAAAGGCGAAGGCAGAGcggtcctccaggaccaggaataAATATCAGTGATGGGTTAATCAGTTCACTCAACTGTGGTCCATCAGATTATCTCAAAACTACTTGTTTTAACAGATCACCTGCTTCAGTGATCAAAACAAAATTGTCCCACGCGTGTAGAAATGGATGAGTTAGGATCACCTATAAGACCTGCTGGATCGTGGCTCTCCAGGAACAGGGTTGGCCAGCTGAGCTATTATAACTGGTACTCTGTATGCCTCGATATGTGGTCTTAGACTAGAATTTCTGTTGAACAGAGAAAACCCAACTGTGACACGGGCTTTtgtataaatacaattttatttctgcgCAGATTGATCTGCTGGAAAAGTACATTGAGCAGCAGCTGGTGGAGAGGATACCTGGTTTCAGCATGACGGCCTTTACAACATCGCTGAAGTGAGTTAGTCCTCGAAAACCTAAAGGAATTATCAGTGACAGAGAGCAGAATGTGCTCATGTTATGAGACATCTTAGTCTCTAAATGATGCCGAATCACAGGTTACTTCAGCGGGCGCTCAGGCTCTCGAAGCCACAGAAGGTGTGTGATGTCGGTGGGTGTGGTGCCACCCAGCAGAGCTACTCTAACCACAGCTGAACAGCTTGGCTCCAGGTGGCACCACATCACTTTGCTCCCAAACAGCTTATTGGCTTTTGTACTCCATTGATATAATAACACCTGAGTTAAAGTCCTGTTTCAGTATGGCTCTGAATTCTTTCCCAAAGGATTCTATTTTTGTGCACAGTTATGATGTAggaattgtggttttctttcccAGGCAGCACAAAGATGAGGTGTCAGGGGACATTTTTGACATGCTGCTGACCTTCACTGACTTCCTggctttcaaagaaatgtttgtcgATTACAGGGCTGTAAGTATTACAGGTGTTTATATATTGTATCATAAAGGTGTAGTTAtgtttgaatttgttttcttaaacttgattaacaaaaaaaaaatcaataaatgaaaaaaaagctgCATAGAAAATGACCAGATTCAGTACTGGAGTATCCCTGCCGGCTCGTGCCAGAAGAGAGTGGGTGCTCTTGCCAGGCTCAGCCCCAGCTTGTCTTGTGTCCTGCAGTGTGGTCTAGTAGCTGAGCAGCTCTTTCTGTCCTGTGACTGCAGGAGAGGGAGGGGCGTGGCCTGGACCTCAGCAGTGGGTTGGTGGTCAAGTCATTATCCGCTTCTTCAGCAACCAGCAGCAAGTGATCTGGCTCAAACACAGAGCTCCTGCAAGTATTctcacgcacacactcacacacagagctcctgCAAGTActctacacactcacacacagaggtCCTGCAAGTACTCtgacgcacacactcacacagagacCTCCTGCAAcgactcactcacacacagggCTCCTGCAactactcactcacacacagagctcctgcaactactcactcacacacagagctcctgCAACTACTCACGCTCACACACAGGGCTCCTGCAactactcactcacacacagggCTCCTGCAACTACTCGCGCTCGCACACAGGGCTCCTGCAactactcactcacacacagagctcctgCAACTACTCACGCTCACACACAGGGCTCCTGCAactactcactcacacacagggCTCCTGCAactactcactcacacacagggCTCCTGCAACTACTCGCGCTCGCACACAGGGCTCCTGCAACTACTCGCGCTCGCACACAGGGCTCTTGCAactactcactcacacacagggCTCCTGCAactactcactcacacacagagctcctgGACCTACTTGCGCCCACACACAGGGCTCCTGGACCTACTTGCACCCACACACAGGGCTCCTGGACCTACTTGCgcccacacacagagctcctgAAACGACTCAcgctcacacacagagctcctgGACCTACTCGCGCCC
This genomic interval from Lepisosteus oculatus isolate fLepOcu1 chromosome 20, fLepOcu1.hap2, whole genome shotgun sequence contains the following:
- the rspry1 gene encoding RING finger and SPRY domain-containing protein 1, which translates into the protein MIVAAWLVFCASRSLAQGLLLTLELHLRRLWETSTAVAMGNSCVCREESDVEDGAAPRGPLRQADHRGAGAEPEARSRPRDPVRPPRRGRGPHEPRRKKQNVDGLVLDTLAVIRTLVDNDQEPPYSMITLHEMAETDDGWLEVVQSLIRVIPLEDPLGPAVITLLLDECPLPTKDALQKLSEMLNLSGSAARQDAAIPAKHRNTTAVLGCLAEKLAGPASIGLLSPGTLEYLLESLSSEAHPTVMLFALIALEKFSQTSENKLTVSDSCISDRLMVLETWANHTDFLKRQVGFCAQWSLDNLFLKEGRQFTYEKVNLNNINAMLNSNDVSEYLKISPSGLEARCDASSFESVRCTFCVDSGVWYYEVTVITSGVMQIGWATKDSKFLNHEGYGIGDDEYSCAYDGCRQLIWYNARSKPHSHPCWKEGDTIGFLLDLIKKQMVFYLNGNQLPPEKQVFSSATSGFFAAASFMSYQQCEFNFGAKPFRHQPPVKFSTFNDYASLASDEKIILPRHRRLALLKQVSIRDNCCTLCCDQMADTELRPCGHSGMCMECALLLETCPLCRQDIKSRVRLISHVS
- the arl2bp gene encoding ADP-ribosylation factor-like protein 2-binding protein isoform X1 — its product is MAASERILLGGGENAVEMEDLVEEEFAVSNSSDADAAFDAVIGNIEDIIMEDEFQHLQRSFMEKYYLEFDDSEENKLSYTPIFNEYIDLLEKYIEQQLVERIPGFSMTAFTTSLKQHKDEVSGDIFDMLLTFTDFLAFKEMFVDYRAEREGRGLDLSSGLVVKSLSASSATSSK
- the arl2bp gene encoding ADP-ribosylation factor-like protein 2-binding protein isoform X2, coding for MEDLVEEEFAVSNSSDADAAFDAVIGNIEDIIMEDEFQHLQRSFMEKYYLEFDDSEENKLSYTPIFNEYVGLACLSWHNEAKIDLLEKYIEQQLVERIPGFSMTAFTTSLKQHKDEVSGDIFDMLLTFTDFLAFKEMFVDYRAEREGRGLDLSSGLVVKSLSASSATSSK